Sequence from the Solea senegalensis isolate Sse05_10M linkage group LG1, IFAPA_SoseM_1, whole genome shotgun sequence genome:
aaaaaaaagagattgatTTATCAcacagttcattcatttattaaaatgttctgtTGATTCATTTGATATCAAAATGCCTAAATCATCTTCTCATCCTTTTAACAAATTCAGTTGACTAATTGATAGATGTTGTCTGGCCCTGGTGTGAGTCATCATGCGGTGATTTTGCTGAGGTACATAGTGGGTAATCTCAAATCCATCACATCTCAACTCCTGTGAGAGGACGTGCCTCTGAGCCTCCCACAGTAAGATCAGCAGGCCGAGATGAGGGAATTCAGGCAGCTCCATGAATCTTTAATTAGTCCCCTCTATACTTGGGGCCCCAGAGCATCTCCAGTTTCTGACATTTAGCTGAAATCTGCCCTTTGTGCATGGGTATGTGAAAGAGCCAAGGTCATCTGACTGACCACACTGATAACAAAATCTGCCGTTTCATAAACACATTAATTTTTTAATCTGGGAGTCAAAACCACTGCACCATTGCCACATTAAATCTGtagcgtttttttgtttttttgtcttacagCAGATGTTAGGTTTGGAGTCGTCTCAAAAGCCAAACATCATCTATCAATTTGTAACCATTGTCTCATACCAAATAATAGTTTTGCCACTATTGGCTGTACTAAGTAATTAATATAAATCATTTGCCTCACTTTCACTGCTGCCAGTTTTTCAAAGAAAGTGTGCAGCATGACAACCTCATCTTGGTGCTGGGCTTTCATCGTTCAAATCAATGGCCCATTTCATCGAAATACAATCCTTCCCCTGTCTCTGCAGCAAGACGATTAAGTTCCATTCAAATTCTGCTGACATAATTTTATCTCTTTGCTAAAGGCCTGAAAGATTGAGAAGGAAACAATGTGGGTTGAACAAAAACGAGTGCAAAGAGTTAACAAATATGACACTTTCATTATACATATGACAGtactatttgtttttgtgtcactaCAACATTTGTTGCCTCTTGAGACGATCGTTCCTCTAAAATAATATGGTATTGTATGATCTTAAACAGCATATGTTTGCTTCATAATGCATGATGTCAAGAAAGACTTGCTGAACCATATGGCGTCTCAGTAGTCTCCACATTTTATAGGGACGTTTTTTTCTcccttgagaaaaaaaagactaaaagttGTTACAAAATAAAGAATTGGACACAGTGCAAGTACTGACAACACAATGAAAGGAGATATGTTGCTACTTTAAGCACCGGCTCTTGTAAACAAAGATAACGCACAGCTGTATTAGTATGCCTCAGAAACCTTTTCTTCACACACATATCCCGTACCTGTTGTTCCGCCCCCGAGCTACTTAATCTTTCCACAAACATggtattaattatttaaaaaatgtaggATTACAAGACCATTACTAAAGAGACAATTAAGCAATGACAGCAAAATTGTGATGTCTCTTCCCTAATGATAACTGATGTGGATGTGCTAATCTCACCATGACTATGCTCACTTTATAAAGAGCCCCTCTTCTTACAGCTGTTTTCTGCTGTCATGTCATTCATTAAATCCACACGAACCAATTAATTTCAACGGCGACAGAATGACGCATTCAGAATTCAGGATAATAACCTTTGAAAGGCTGTTAAGTCGTATGTATATATCTAATTCTCACTTTAAAGTCATGGTAAATGgtattcttttatttaatacTCCTTggattttgatttatttagtttaaacatttacatattcCTATACATATTGAGATTTAATTTctcatatatattataattagaCTAGGGATCAGTGATTTGGCTGATAATTCTAATGTACACAGATTTGACCTGAGGCTACAGAACCACGGAAGGAGTCGTACTCACTGTGGTAAAGTTCTCTGGACCACAGTCCTTGCCTCTGTATTTGCAGTCGAGCAGCATTTCCTCAATGTTATGACTAGTTCTCTGCACAAACTCCAGCATGTTGAAGGTCTTGCTGGGGAAAAATTTGCTGTTGTCTGTGGGCTGCCCTAAAGCAGCCATGAAGTCATCAAAGTCACCCTGCTCCACACCCAGAACCCCAGCCATCCAGAAGATGTCGTTCCTGCGAATCTGGGACTTTCGAAAGCGGTTGTAGTTGCAGATGGTGATGGCGGGGAAATACATGACAGGACTGTCCATTTCATCCAGGAGGGTGACATGGGGGTATTGGTAATACTCAATAATACGGTCCGCTActtggaggaggaagatggaaaGGGAGGAGCAGAATGCGACAGCCCAAAGTAACCGTCGAAAAGTCACTCCACCCGGCAGAAAGATGTGGCTCAGGCCATGCAGCGTAGAGTTAGCCCCAAACACTGTGATGTCTGATGGTGGACGTGGTTCGTCCTCCTCAGGGGCTCCCATTTTATCCAAAGAGTTTCCAAGTTAGGCTCTGCGATTGTTGGACGTCGTGTCTCGCTGCAGTGGTTACTTGCTGAATTCCCCCAGAGTAAATGAACAAGGGAGGCTGGACAAGTTGGGGTCGAGTTTTCCTCTTTGCGCCAGAGGGAGGGGAATGGGTTGAATATCAAGAGCTTGGAAGTAGTAATGGACTGTTGCGTCAACCAATCATCACCGAGATCTTAGAGGGCACATTGAATTCAAGAGATCCGGTTACATTTGGGGAAGTAAGATCAGATCCCACAGTGGGTTGCTTGGGTCCAGACAGTGACACATCAGAGATGCAATGATGAAAACTGAAGCATATTCAATTCAGTGACCCCTAACACACCCAGATTTTAACCTCAATCTGATGGACCTCTGATGCAAAAGTATTCAATGTAATaggtgaataaaaataaaaaccaattGGAGGCACACCAAATGAGTGGTCCTGCACTGAAAAGATCTGGTCTTATTTTCTAAAAAGTCTACGATTAGCAGATAAAATGTCAGCAATCCCTTATAGTTGCatcagcacacgcacacatagtGAGAATTACTATATACAACCATGATAATCTATTGTTAATTATGAATAAGCTACAAAGGGGGAAGGGTTTACAGCTTCCCTTAATGAAACCTTAATTGATAATGTGATGAAGAGCCAGAGTATTAGTCATTTATGATTCCCATTAAGCTTTTTGCAACTGGCCACAGGATTTAAATTGTGCATGAAAGGTGAGTTACGGACTAGATCTCTAGTTTTTGGCCATCACCAACCCTCCTGGGCGTGTGGATTTTCCTATTACATACAGTCATACAGTGACATTAGCCACTCAAAGCAGAGTCAAAGCAAGTGCTCTACTAATAACTTtaactgaattaaaatgatcaaaaacagTGGATTCAACAAAGCTGATCCTTTCATTTTGGAACACCCATCATCCATCTTGGTGCAGCCTCGTGTTTTGTAACAGCATCAATTTTTAATGCGCTCCCCTGCATACATTGAACTCATAGACAGAGGTGTATATGTGCAGGATCAGGCGTGAGGTTATTTTAGTCCACCGTGAGGAGAATCTGTCTTGACTGATACTGAATCTACTCAAAGCAGCATTcgtttaaaattaaattaatagtTGAATTGATGCCTGGAGATCTCAGCACAGCTCTAATCACCTGACAGTGCTTCCAGTATGAGTGGTGAACCCAACCTTTCCTGTTTGCGTCAGCTTTCTTTACCAACACACCAATCTGTCTccaacatttacatttcctcCCCCTTGATTTGTCCCCCGTCGTGCTAAATTTTcccatgtcctcctcctctctaaaTCAGCCTTGTGctgtccctcctctgcttctttcaCTTACTGCTTGCCAGATAAGTGGCAGATATCTATGACCAACTTCCTTGAAGCATTTGTGAAATTTCATCTTTAAGCCATTTAGAGTCTACATCCGTTtccctcacacagtccaaaaaacatgccgAGGTTAAGTAACACTCTCAATTGGCCgcaagtgtgagagtgagagtgagagtgaacggttgtttgtctctctgtggcccTGCGACGGACTGGCATCCTGTCCAAGGTGTagcccgcctttcaccctatgtcaccTGGGTTTGGCGTACAGGATAGAGCGGTAGACGCACCACATTACGTCCCAAAAGGTGACGAAATCGTTGGTGTAAATCTATGTAATGATGTGTAAACTTGGTTGAAGCACaacaaaatgcaaacacaacaatgtgtTAGCAAACTGTTGTCTTTTAAGACACTCAGCAACATTAGTGTTCATTTGGAGACATGTTTCCTACAAGCTGGTGAACGTTAGTACAATATCGATTGCCCTGTTAGTTCTAGCTGTGGACATCGCAACTCTTTAAAGAAACACTTGGCTCTTTAGCTGCTAAATGCTCCGTTATATTCACCAGCAATTTGCTATTTTTTGATGTTCGGTTCAGTGGTGGACAGGCAAAGTACAGGGTTTTTAATCAGAGCtctttgactgaaaacagctgcctgctgctgccGGAAGCAACACTGTGAGACGTGTGAGAAGGAAACAAAGAAGTGTGTTAAGTGTAATATAACCAAAACAATGTGATTGTAGACAATTTGCAGACCTATGGTGCACTACAAAGTAATAActttcatcttttcattttaaataaaagaactgTCACTACATGAAGAGCGCTATCTTACACTTACTACATAATTATATcactggtgttgttgtttttcaatggACTTTAAATACATTACTAAGGCCACTGCTAcaccagagcaaagaaaaatgttgtgatgttgtgtgtttcaTAAGAATCTCAAGAAACGTATACAGTACATTGACGGTTTAACAAGGAAATAATGAAAATGCTCAAAATCCCCCAATCCCACATTTTAATAAATCTATTCTTGAGACTGAAacgaaaacatgttttttgccCATTGGCTGATTTCCTACTGCAACCTCTTACCTGTTATTAAACCATCTTTGTTATTCAAGATAGACTGGCATGGAGAGGTAGAATCATAAATCATACACTATAGACTACAATAACATGTCCACAGACCTAAATGCTGAGCATTCAAAAAGAAATAGCGTCTAACTGCGGTTaaattgttttctttgcatttaactataaaaatattgtttgttgtttgttttgtttgagaaatgttatataaaataaagacacaataaGTGCAAATATCAAATGACAGCAACTGAATTCACAAGAAGATTTTCATGCACGGTTTGTTTCGATTACCTTGCTTTGATTACTTCACTTTCAGTAAAAAAATCTGCCACCTCACACCCAGAGCAAATGGAAACGTGGGCAGAGCAtattcctttaattaacaggtGCACCATGCACAAAGTGCAAGTCGCCAATCAATCACTACAGTGTGGATTTTATCCAGCTGCTTCAAGTTAGGCAACGCTGCCTTAAGAAATCAGCTGCTCTGTACGTTAAGGCTTCACAGTGGCTTTCTGTAGTCTTTCCTCTACAGTGGGAGGAAGCATCGGCTGCATTCACATGTCAGGATTACTGATATCTTCAGGGACTAAATGTTCTTTCACATCAGCCACTTTGTATCCCAACTGCCAGAGTTGGCCTAGTGGATGTGACGGAGGAGAGAACAAGAATATAATTTCCCTCCAGCTGAAAGGTCATTTAAAATCCAACTGTGAAGGGAAAAGGTTTCAATCTGAAAAGAGCAGTGTCCATATGCAAAAGACACTTCAAGTCACAAGCATTTAATGCACAACTTTCCTGCACTCACACTCTCCTTTAATGTATTTCCAAAATcaaaacagagaggaggagccaAGTTTTAAAGTGCTGAGCTGACATTATTAGTTTAGTGACACATTACATCAATAAGCTTCAGTGAGATATGATGAACAAATATGCAAATCGAACAGATAGAAATGGATGTTTTAAACCCCCACACCACAAAGTCCTGACTGTTAAGCTTCAAGGTTCATTTAAGTGTCAATTTCTTCAGCCAAGCAAAGGTCAATCACACTTTCAGTCGCTGTAACAATTAACATTCAATTTTGATCTGGAATCTGAAAACGAAGAGCTTTTACTCAAATTAAACTGACCAAACTCCATCTGCTGACAAAGACCCCACCAGAGTTATTATTCATCTACTGCTTAATTATTACAATTGATGTTATTATCATGAAAACGTGATCATTTCAATTTCCTTAATTTGCTACATTGAAACTATAATTGCAAATGACTTCCAAAATCACTCCCCAGCAGAGTAATAAAATACCCGGTGACCTAAAGAAAGTATCTCCGTCTACCGGGAATCCATCTTTGACTCACAACATACAGAACAGACTCATGTTAGTTTGGCAAGTTAGATTTTGCATTCCCCATTCattcaaaagaagaaaaagacaatcgAAGGACATCCTTAATATCTGCAGTTCTCCAACCTTTGCTTGACTTAGTTAAAATATCAATTATTACAGCCAGATACTTAATTGCATGTGGAATGCAGCTGTTTctcctttcaaaaaaaaagaaatgggcAATGACTAATGAGGAAATTCAATACTTCACTATTGACCCTTAAGAGAGTCCTGGATAGATTGCAAATCATACAGGGAGGATATCAGGTTCTGTTTGCACAGCACTGGTTCCATACTGTGGATTTGCATGAGCATGTTCAATGACTTCTtgattttttgttccttttggTCATGAAAGAATTCTTAATACCTTATTCCATGCAGACCGTTATTCATCAGACACAAGCAGAGGACTTCATGTAGCTGCCACAGTAATCACAATGAATATGAAAGGCAGGGAAAATTCTC
This genomic interval carries:
- the LOC122766066 gene encoding acid-sensing ion channel 1C-like isoform X4, whose amino-acid sequence is MGAPEEDEPRPPSDITVFGANSTLHGLSHIFLPGGVTFRRLLWAVAFCSSLSIFLLQVADRIIEYYQYPHVTLLDEMDSPVMYFPAITICNYNRFRKSQIRRNDIFWMAGVLGVEQGDFDDFMAALGQPTDNSKFFPSKTFNMLEFVQRTSHNIEEMLLDCKYRGKDCGPENFTTIYTRYGKCYTFNSGLDGNPLLTTLKGGTGNGLEIMLDIQQDEYLPVWGETDETSYEAGIKVQIHSQSEPPFIDQLGFGVAPGFQTFVSCQQQLVPNVQPPPVQPPRLLFCSASLCVCPQTLSG